The sequence below is a genomic window from Microcoleus sp. FACHB-672.
CAAAATCTTTTCCCCGTAGCTGAGAAGTAGGTGCCCCGCTTCTGTCAGTTGGGCGCGCCGGCCCCCCCGATCAAACAATGGTACATCCAACTGCCGCTCTAAGTTTTGCACTTGCAGGCTGACAGCCGGCTGTGAGACATATAAGCTATCAGCGGCCCGTTTAAAACTGCCCTCAGCGGCGATTGCTTTGAGGATGCGTAACTGATCTAACGTGAAAGGAAGGTCGGACATATCGCTAAACCTGAAAGGGGAAAGGAGCCTTGAGGCAGCCAACCGATTCAACGGATGCGGACTGAGTGATTAAGTGGCCCAGTATGTTTTGGTGCTTCTAACACAACGACAGTAGCACAACAGGGTACACGTCCCTTTAAATCGTTTGTGACGATGGGGGTCAAAGTCCAAGCACAAAGAAATTAGTGGCTCAGAACAAGCCGGAATCTTTCAGCTTCAACCTCTTTCTGTTGTACTAAGATTTACCTGACTTGCAAAATATCTAGAAGTGGGTAGAACTAAACTTTTCTGAATGTATCAGGAATTAACCAACTGACCCTAACCTGTGAGTCGTGCTGATTGTATTTTATTGTGTCGATTGAGTGAGTGCGATGTCTTTTAATGGGCTAACAACGAGCCATTTGATCATGCTGGGACTGCTGCTGGGTTTTGCGATCGCTCACAGCGGTTTAGCCGGCTTGCGTCCTTGGGGAGAAAAACGCCTAGGGGCGAGGCTTTACCGCATCTTGTTCGCCCTGGTGAGCTTGCCTTTAGCCGTGGTGCTAATTGTCTATTTCTTTAACCATCGATATGACGGCTGGCAGTTGTGGCAGGTGCAGGGAGTCACAGGAGTACAACCGGCAGTATGGGTACTCTCAGCCATTTCTTTCTTTTTTCTCTACCCAGCTACCTTTAACCTGTTAGAAATCGCAGCGGTGACTAAGCCCCAAGTACACCTCTACGAAACCGGCATCATTCGCGTCACTAGGCACCCCCAGATGGTCGGACAGATCATTTGGTGTATTGCCCACACACTTTGGATCGGCACCTCTTTTACCTTAGTCACTTCCATCGGTTTGATCCTTCACCATATCTTTGGGGTGTGGCATGGAGATCGCCGGCTTGCCAGTCGTTACGGAGAAGCATTTGAAGCCGTCAAATCTCGCACTTCGATTACCCCCTTTTTGGCGATTATCCAAGGCCGGCAAACCTTTGAGTGGCGGGAGTTTGTCCGTCCGTCGTACTTAGGCGTCACCGGCTTCATCCTGCTGCTATGGTGGGCACACCCCCTGTTAATCCGAGTAACAGCCAGCACCGGCTGGTAAAATTCGCTGCAAACGTTACTAATTGAGTTGTCCAGATGATCCCAATTAGCGGTAGCATGATCCCAAAGCCGATAGTAAACAGAAATAAATCTTGAGGAATCATGCTGCTGTCAACTATTAGTGAGCGGGCGTTTACACAAGAAGTTTTAGAATCTTCCACTCCTGTTTTAGTTCATTTTTGGGCACCTTGGTGCGGTCTGTGCCGAATGATTAACCCCATATTGATGCGCTATCAAGCCGAGTGGGGCGATCACCTCAAAATTGTTGGATTTAATGCCGACGAAAGTTTAAAAGTAGCCAATACTTACCGTCTCACGACTTTGCCGACGCTTATCCTGTTTGAAGAGGGCAAAGTGCGGCATCGACTCGATGGTTTTAACGGACGAGACGATCTGCGGATGGCGCTAGAAGCGATCGCCCTCAACTACGCAAAACATTCTAAAGCCCTTTGCCTGAACCAGGCACAGGAGCGTCATCCTTATTCAGCCTAGAAAAAGTGTCTGCTCTTGTCGAGTTTCAATAACCCCACTCGGATCAAAGTCTTGGTGGGGTTTTTCTATGTAGGGGCATCGGGCATGGGGGAGAAATGTGGTGAACAGCCTATCCCATGCAATCTTCTATTTCAGCATTTCGGGCTAACTAATCTATGCCGGTGGGCAGTAGCACCTTATCCCCTCACTTATGGTAATTCACTACAAGATTGCCCTATGCCAATTTTTAAAAGTGATCTTTTTACTTGCAGCAGTCAAACAAAAATGTTAGGCGACTGTCTTTGTTGACTGAATTTTAAATCAATATAATCCCCAGTCGTAGCCGCGCACCGTATGTCACAATGTAAACAATTCTGCCAAATGAGTAAAGAAACTTAAAGTAGGCGTTCAGTGATGGAACCAATCTATCAATATGCCTGGGTGATTCCAGTCCTGCCTCTATTAGGGGCAATGGTGGTTGGCCTGGGCTTAATTTCTTTTAATGGGTTAACCAACCGTCTGCGGCAGTTGAATGCTGTGTTTATAGTCTCCTTGCTAGGAGCCGCAATGGTTTTTTCCTTCGCGCTGCTCTGGAGTCAAATTCAAGGTCATGAACCCTATCTTTATACCTTGGAATGGGCTGCAGCAGGAGATTTCCACCTGCGGATGGGCTACACGATTGACCCCCTAACCTCTCTGATGTTGGTCATCGTGACAACCGTAGCCTTTTTGGTAATGGTTTATACAGATGGCTACATGGCTCACGATGCGGGGTATGTGCGCTTCTACGCATACCTGAGCTTGTTTAGCTCCTCGATGTTGGGTCTGGTGGTTAGCCCAAATCTTGTACAAGTTTATATTTTCTGGGAACTGGTCGGTATGTGTTCGTACCTGCTGATCGGGTTCTGGTATGACCGTAAAGCGGCGGCGGATGCTTGCCAAAAGGCGTTTGTCACGAACCGCGTGGGTGACTTTGGTTTGCTGCTGGGAATTCTGGCGCTTTATTGGAGCACCGGCAGCTTTGAATTCAACGAGATCGGGGCACGATTGCAAGATTTGGTGCAGTCTGGTGCTCTGAGTGGTGGCTTGGCCGCCTTGTTTGCAATTCTGGTGTTTTTAGGGCCGGTCGCCAAATCAGCGCAATTTCCCCTGCAAGTCTGGTTGCCGGACGCAATGGAAGGGCCAACCCCCATTTCAGCTTTGATTCACGCTGCAACAATGGTGGCAGCCGGCGTCTTTTTGATCGCCCGGATGTATCCCGTGTTTGAAGGCGTGCCGGTGGCAATGGATGTGATCGCTTACACCGGCGCTTTCACAGCCTTTTTAGGGGCGACGATTGCGATTACTCAAAACGACATTAAAAAAGGCTTAGCTTACTCAACCATCTCCCAGCTCGGCTATATGGTGATGGCAATGGGAGTGGGAGCTTATGGAGCCGGCTTGTTTCATCTGATGACCCACGCTTACTTCAAAGCCATGCTGTTTCTGTGCTCTGGATCAGTGATTCACGGCATGGAAGGCGTTGTGGGTCATGATGCCGTCTTGGCGCAGGATATGCGCTTGATGGGGGGCTTGCGGAAACATATGCCGGTGACAGCCACCACCTTTTTGATTGGAACCTTGGCAATCTGTGGGATTCCTCCGTTTGCCGGCTTCTGGTCTAAGGATGAAATCCTCGGTTCTACGTTTGCCGCAAATCCCTTTCTGTGGGGCGTTGGCTGGGTAACTGCCGGCATTACCGCCTTCTATATGTTCCGGATGTATTTCTCGACATTTGAAGGGAAATTCCGGGGTAATGATCAGCAAATTCGCAACCAGTTGCTTGCAGAAAGCGGCAAAGAACTGCAGCCGGCTTTTGGCCCTGGTGCGATGGATCCCAAGGAATTGGAACATGGCAGCGATCCTCATGCCCATCATGGTCATAGTGAATTTCCTCACGAGTCACCGTTGACGATGACATTCCCCTTGATGGCGCTGGCAGTGCCTTCTGTCCTGATTGGTTTGCTAGGGACTCCCTTTGCAAATTACTTTGAGGAGTTTATCCATCCTCCAACTGTCATGGCGGCTGTGGAAGCCTTGCATGGAACACCGGCACTGGAACACGCAGAGGAATTCAATTTAAACGAATTCCTGATCATGGGCGGCAGTTCGGTCGGGATTGCTTTGATTGGCATCACCCTCGCTTCTTTGATGTATCTGAGTCGCAAGATTGATCCGGCAGCAATCGCCAAGACAATCCAACCACTCTACAAGCTGTCGCTTAATAAGTGGTATTTCGATAACATCTATGATTTCCTCTTCGTCAAAGGTAGCCGCCGGTTAGCGCGGCAAGTGATGGAAGTGGACTATCGGGTTGTTGATGGTGCTGTGAACCTGACAGGTTTAATCACCGTATTGAGTGGCGAAGGGCTGAAATACTTTGAAACAGGTCGCGCTCAATTCTATGCCCTGATTGTATTTGGGGCTGTTTTAGGAATCGTGATTGTCTTTGGAGTAAGTTGAGAGTCGGGCATGGGGAATTGGGCATAGGGCATGGTAAACAATCCAACCAATGCCCGATTCCCAATCCCACCGCTTCGCGGAGGCAAGCTAAGGATGTGGATATTGCCGCATTCTGGCTCATTACTCAATTGCCAATTAACTATTTGCAATTATGAATTTAGCTGATTTTCCCTGGCTCACATTTATCATCTTGTTTCCGATCACGGCAGCGCTGCTGATTCCTGTGATCCCGGACAAAGATGGTAAAACGGTGAGATGGTACGCCCTGATTGTGGGGCTGATTGATTTGGCCGTAACGGTTTACGCTTTCTATAGCCAGTACGATTTGAGCAATCCAGAGTTGCAACTGGTAGAAAGCTATGCTTGGGTGCCGCAACTCGATTTGAATTGGTCGGTGGGTGCGGATGGGCTGTCAATGCC
It includes:
- a CDS encoding NnrU family protein; this encodes MSFNGLTTSHLIMLGLLLGFAIAHSGLAGLRPWGEKRLGARLYRILFALVSLPLAVVLIVYFFNHRYDGWQLWQVQGVTGVQPAVWVLSAISFFFLYPATFNLLEIAAVTKPQVHLYETGIIRVTRHPQMVGQIIWCIAHTLWIGTSFTLVTSIGLILHHIFGVWHGDRRLASRYGEAFEAVKSRTSITPFLAIIQGRQTFEWREFVRPSYLGVTGFILLLWWAHPLLIRVTASTGW
- a CDS encoding thioredoxin family protein — protein: MLLSTISERAFTQEVLESSTPVLVHFWAPWCGLCRMINPILMRYQAEWGDHLKIVGFNADESLKVANTYRLTTLPTLILFEEGKVRHRLDGFNGRDDLRMALEAIALNYAKHSKALCLNQAQERHPYSA
- a CDS encoding NAD(P)H-quinone oxidoreductase subunit 5, with the protein product MEPIYQYAWVIPVLPLLGAMVVGLGLISFNGLTNRLRQLNAVFIVSLLGAAMVFSFALLWSQIQGHEPYLYTLEWAAAGDFHLRMGYTIDPLTSLMLVIVTTVAFLVMVYTDGYMAHDAGYVRFYAYLSLFSSSMLGLVVSPNLVQVYIFWELVGMCSYLLIGFWYDRKAAADACQKAFVTNRVGDFGLLLGILALYWSTGSFEFNEIGARLQDLVQSGALSGGLAALFAILVFLGPVAKSAQFPLQVWLPDAMEGPTPISALIHAATMVAAGVFLIARMYPVFEGVPVAMDVIAYTGAFTAFLGATIAITQNDIKKGLAYSTISQLGYMVMAMGVGAYGAGLFHLMTHAYFKAMLFLCSGSVIHGMEGVVGHDAVLAQDMRLMGGLRKHMPVTATTFLIGTLAICGIPPFAGFWSKDEILGSTFAANPFLWGVGWVTAGITAFYMFRMYFSTFEGKFRGNDQQIRNQLLAESGKELQPAFGPGAMDPKELEHGSDPHAHHGHSEFPHESPLTMTFPLMALAVPSVLIGLLGTPFANYFEEFIHPPTVMAAVEALHGTPALEHAEEFNLNEFLIMGGSSVGIALIGITLASLMYLSRKIDPAAIAKTIQPLYKLSLNKWYFDNIYDFLFVKGSRRLARQVMEVDYRVVDGAVNLTGLITVLSGEGLKYFETGRAQFYALIVFGAVLGIVIVFGVS